Proteins encoded within one genomic window of Brachybacterium avium:
- a CDS encoding ThiF family adenylyltransferase: MTTAHPAGTSHERDLPRPAVPAAAGPPGPELTPEQLDRYRRQITLPQIGTLGQRRLRAASVLVVGAGGLGSPALQYLAGAGIGTLGIVDDDLVDTSNLHRQVIHTTPAIGTPKTMSAAAAVRALNPEVQVRTHPERLTPESVTGLVEDYDLVLDGSDNFATRYAVADASEITGVPVVWAAVLRGQGQVSVFWPGRGAHYRDVFPEPPAPGEVPSCAEGGVLGTLPGLLGMIMGTQVIQLVTGTGEPLVGRLLLWDEATSTSRTLRLVPDPHRTRATRVEVPAAADPSCRLGAPEPSETLDVPALRSLLDSGADVTLIDVREDWEHAAGAIEGAIHLPLTQLLEHGEHALPTGRGGGEIVLYCQAGSRSATALERLRPAWAGREGRVRHLGGGYAAWTAPTP, encoded by the coding sequence ATCACGACCGCTCACCCCGCGGGGACTTCGCATGAGCGAGACCTCCCCCGCCCCGCAGTCCCTGCCGCCGCTGGTCCCCCGGGCCCGGAGCTGACGCCGGAGCAGCTCGACCGCTACCGGCGCCAGATCACGCTGCCGCAGATCGGCACCCTCGGGCAGCGACGCCTGCGCGCGGCCTCGGTCCTGGTGGTCGGCGCGGGAGGGCTCGGCTCCCCCGCGCTGCAGTACCTCGCCGGGGCCGGTATCGGTACTCTCGGGATCGTCGACGACGACCTCGTCGACACCTCCAACCTGCACCGCCAGGTCATCCACACCACGCCGGCCATCGGTACGCCCAAGACAATGTCCGCGGCCGCAGCCGTCCGCGCCCTCAATCCCGAGGTCCAGGTGCGCACACATCCCGAGAGGCTCACCCCCGAATCGGTCACCGGCCTCGTCGAGGACTATGACCTGGTGCTCGACGGCAGCGACAACTTCGCCACCCGCTATGCCGTCGCCGACGCCAGCGAGATCACCGGGGTGCCGGTGGTCTGGGCTGCCGTGCTGCGAGGACAAGGGCAGGTCAGCGTGTTCTGGCCGGGGCGCGGCGCACACTACCGCGACGTCTTCCCCGAGCCCCCGGCCCCGGGCGAGGTGCCCTCCTGCGCGGAAGGCGGCGTACTCGGCACACTGCCGGGCCTGCTCGGGATGATCATGGGGACGCAGGTGATCCAGCTGGTCACCGGCACTGGTGAGCCGCTGGTCGGCCGGCTGCTGCTGTGGGACGAGGCCACCAGCACCTCCCGAACGCTGCGGCTCGTCCCGGACCCGCACCGCACGAGGGCCACCCGGGTGGAGGTGCCGGCCGCCGCCGACCCCTCATGCCGGCTCGGTGCGCCCGAGCCGAGCGAGACGCTCGACGTGCCCGCCCTGCGGTCGCTGCTCGATTCGGGGGCCGACGTCACGCTCATCGATGTGCGCGAGGACTGGGAGCATGCCGCCGGGGCGATCGAGGGCGCGATCCACCTCCCGCTGACTCAGCTCCTCGAGCACGGCGAGCACGCACTTCCCACGGGACGAGGCGGCGGCGAGATCGTGCTGTACTGCCAGGCCGGCTCACGCTCCGCGACCGCACTGGAACGCCTGCGACCAGCATGGGCGGGGCGCGAGGGCCGGGTGCGGCACCTCGGCGGCGGCTACGCGGCCTGGACGGCGCCGACGCCGTAG
- a CDS encoding aldo/keto reductase — translation MKQFTMPHTQITAPNVVLGLMRIEEKSDEEIRTLVRAARDAGIDFFDHADIYGGTTHRCEERFAEAMQLTSSEREQVTIQSKAGIVTDGPYYDYSYEHLIRSVEGSLRALGTDYLDILLLHRPDALVEPAEVARAFDELQAAGKVKHFGVSNHTPRQIELLQKHPDQPIVANQLQLSITHSTFIAQGVSANMQGTDQAIVRDGGGILDFCRLHDITVQAWSPFQARFFDGVFLGHPEFTELNAVIDRLAAKYDVTPEGIATAWITRHPAQLQVVLGTTTPQRVSDSAAGSEVPLTRAEWYELFRAAGWIVP, via the coding sequence ATGAAGCAGTTCACCATGCCGCACACGCAGATCACCGCGCCGAACGTGGTGCTCGGGCTGATGCGCATCGAGGAGAAGTCCGACGAGGAGATCCGCACCCTGGTCCGCGCCGCACGCGACGCGGGCATCGATTTCTTCGACCACGCCGACATCTACGGCGGCACCACCCACCGCTGCGAGGAGCGCTTCGCCGAGGCGATGCAGCTGACCTCCTCCGAGCGGGAGCAGGTCACCATCCAGTCCAAGGCGGGGATCGTCACCGACGGGCCGTACTACGACTACTCCTACGAGCACCTGATCCGCTCGGTGGAGGGGTCACTGCGTGCGCTGGGCACCGACTACCTCGACATCCTGCTGCTGCATCGCCCCGATGCCCTGGTGGAGCCCGCGGAGGTGGCGCGCGCCTTCGACGAGCTGCAGGCGGCCGGGAAGGTGAAGCACTTCGGGGTCTCCAACCACACCCCGCGCCAGATCGAGCTGCTGCAGAAGCATCCGGATCAGCCGATCGTGGCGAACCAGCTGCAGCTGTCGATCACGCACTCGACGTTCATCGCCCAGGGCGTGAGCGCCAATATGCAGGGCACCGATCAGGCGATCGTCCGCGACGGCGGCGGGATCCTCGACTTCTGCCGGCTGCACGACATCACCGTCCAGGCCTGGTCCCCGTTCCAGGCGAGGTTCTTCGACGGCGTGTTCCTGGGCCATCCCGAGTTCACCGAGCTGAACGCGGTGATCGACCGCCTGGCCGCGAAGTACGACGTCACGCCGGAGGGGATCGCGACCGCGTGGATCACCCGCCATCCCGCCCAGCTGCAGGTGGTCCTCGGCACCACCACCCCGCAGCGGGTCAGCGACTCCGCGGCCGGCTCCGAGGTGCCGCTGACGCGCGCGGAGTGGTACGAGCTGTTCCGGGCCGCCGGGTGGATCGTGCCCTGA
- the xylA gene encoding xylose isomerase → MTAPTPTRDDKFSFGLWTTGWQAQDQFGAATRPPLELSTHIRKLSELGAWGFTFHDNDVIPFDATPAERQKIIDQLKSVTDETGLVIEMVTTDTFAHPVFKDGAFTSNDRDVRRFGLRKVLANVDLAAELGASTFVMWGGREGSEYDGSKDLFAALERYREGLDTVAGYIKDKGYDLRIGLEPKPNEPRGNIFLPTVGHALAFIEQLEHGDIVGINPETGHEQMATLNYTHGLAQALWSEKLFHIDLNGQHGPMYDQDLVFGHGDLISAFFTVDLLENGFPSKPGAYEGARHFDFKPSRTEHEKGQYDSAAANMEMYLMLKERALAFRQDAEVQEALKYSGIEELAEPTLAEGESLEDLLADRSTFEDFDADKAGERNFGFVRLQQLAMQHLLGFRA, encoded by the coding sequence ATGACCGCCCCCACTCCCACCCGTGACGACAAGTTCTCCTTCGGCCTGTGGACCACGGGCTGGCAGGCCCAGGACCAGTTCGGCGCCGCGACCCGCCCGCCGCTCGAGCTGAGCACCCACATCCGCAAGCTCTCCGAGCTCGGCGCCTGGGGCTTCACCTTCCACGACAACGACGTGATCCCCTTCGACGCGACCCCCGCGGAGCGCCAGAAGATCATCGACCAGCTGAAGTCCGTCACCGACGAGACCGGGCTCGTGATCGAGATGGTCACCACCGACACCTTCGCCCATCCCGTCTTCAAGGACGGCGCGTTCACCTCCAACGACCGCGATGTGCGCCGCTTCGGACTGCGCAAGGTGCTCGCGAACGTGGACCTCGCCGCCGAGCTCGGCGCGAGCACCTTCGTGATGTGGGGCGGCCGTGAGGGCTCCGAGTACGACGGCTCCAAGGACCTCTTCGCCGCGCTGGAGCGCTACCGCGAAGGCCTGGACACCGTGGCCGGGTACATCAAGGACAAGGGCTACGACCTGCGCATCGGCCTCGAGCCGAAGCCGAACGAGCCCCGCGGCAACATCTTCCTGCCCACCGTGGGCCATGCGCTGGCCTTCATCGAGCAGCTCGAGCACGGCGACATCGTGGGCATCAACCCCGAGACCGGCCACGAGCAGATGGCGACGCTGAACTACACCCACGGCCTCGCCCAGGCGCTGTGGAGCGAGAAGCTCTTCCACATCGACCTCAACGGCCAGCACGGCCCGATGTACGACCAGGACCTGGTGTTCGGTCACGGCGATCTGATCAGCGCCTTCTTCACCGTCGACCTGCTCGAGAATGGCTTCCCCTCGAAGCCCGGCGCCTACGAGGGTGCCCGTCACTTCGACTTCAAGCCCTCGCGCACCGAGCATGAGAAGGGCCAGTACGACTCCGCCGCGGCGAACATGGAGATGTACCTGATGCTCAAGGAGCGCGCCCTGGCGTTCCGTCAGGACGCCGAGGTCCAGGAGGCGCTGAAGTACTCCGGCATCGAGGAGCTCGCTGAGCCGACCCTCGCCGAGGGCGAGTCGCTCGAGGACCTGCTCGCGGACCGCTCCACCTTCGAGGACTTCGACGCGGACAAGGCCGGCGAGCGCAACTTCGGCTTCGTGCGCCTGCAGCAGCTGGCCATGCAGCACCTGCTCGGCTTCCGCGCCTGA
- a CDS encoding multidrug effflux MFS transporter, translated as MTSCPPSSPPATPSERPRRAGPRLTLTIASLAMIGPFSIDSIFPAFTRIGAEFGADEAALQQLVSSYLAAFAVMSIFHGPLSDALGRKRVMVGGLVIYLLGMFGSILAPSLGSLVLLRVLQGMSAGAATIISRVVIRDLFDGPEAQRLMARVMMIFAVAPAIAPIIGGWLLLLGDWRWAFAGVGIYGTVVLALTLTLPETLPAADRTPLRVRSLLGSLVQVGRSPVMLRIASATAFGFAAQFLFIAGASLFVVQLLGLGEQDFWVLFVPLIAGLMSGSWVVGRVAEKMLRSRLITIGFIGIVVSTAVNLLLVSFLAGPPGELSLALLPAMIGPALIAFTVALVFAPIQLEVLDLFPHQRGAAASLGTFFSLVLNALLAGLIAPLVSSSLVSFALTALCFGLAGLGFWMWHLRSRARVLREAAA; from the coding sequence GTGACCTCCTGCCCGCCCAGCTCCCCGCCCGCGACACCCTCGGAGCGCCCGCGACGGGCCGGTCCGCGCCTCACCCTGACGATCGCCTCCCTGGCGATGATCGGGCCGTTCTCGATCGACTCGATCTTCCCGGCCTTCACCCGCATCGGGGCCGAGTTCGGGGCCGACGAGGCGGCTCTGCAGCAGCTGGTCTCCAGCTATCTCGCGGCCTTCGCCGTGATGTCGATCTTCCACGGACCGCTCTCGGACGCCCTGGGTCGCAAGCGGGTGATGGTCGGCGGCCTGGTCATCTACCTGCTCGGCATGTTCGGCAGCATCCTCGCGCCGAGCCTGGGCTCACTGGTGCTGCTGCGGGTGCTGCAGGGGATGAGCGCGGGGGCCGCCACCATCATCTCGCGGGTGGTGATCCGCGACCTGTTCGACGGGCCCGAGGCGCAGCGGCTGATGGCGCGGGTGATGATGATCTTCGCCGTCGCCCCGGCGATCGCCCCGATCATCGGCGGCTGGCTGCTGCTGTTGGGGGACTGGCGCTGGGCGTTCGCGGGGGTGGGCATCTACGGCACGGTGGTGCTGGCGCTGACCCTGACGTTGCCGGAGACCCTGCCTGCCGCGGACCGCACCCCGCTGCGGGTCCGCTCGCTGCTGGGGTCCCTGGTGCAGGTGGGGCGGTCCCCGGTGATGCTGCGGATCGCCTCGGCCACCGCCTTCGGCTTCGCCGCCCAGTTCCTGTTCATCGCCGGCGCCTCGCTCTTCGTGGTGCAGCTGCTGGGGCTGGGGGAGCAGGACTTCTGGGTGCTGTTCGTGCCGCTGATCGCCGGGCTGATGAGCGGGTCCTGGGTGGTGGGCCGGGTCGCGGAGAAGATGCTGCGCAGCCGGTTGATCACCATCGGATTCATCGGCATCGTCGTCTCGACGGCGGTGAACCTGCTGCTGGTCTCGTTCCTGGCGGGCCCGCCCGGGGAGCTGTCCCTCGCCCTGCTCCCGGCGATGATCGGGCCGGCACTCATCGCCTTCACGGTCGCACTGGTGTTCGCCCCCATCCAGCTCGAGGTGCTGGATCTGTTCCCGCATCAGCGCGGAGCCGCGGCCTCGTTGGGCACCTTCTTCTCCCTGGTGCTGAACGCTCTGCTGGCCGGGCTGATCGCACCGCTGGTCAGCAGCTCGCTGGTGAGCTTCGCGCTCACCGCGCTGTGCTTCGGCCTGGCGGGACTGGGGTTCTGGATGTGGCACCTGCGCAGCCGGGCCCGGGTCCTCCGCGAGGCCGCCGCCTAG
- the thiS gene encoding sulfur carrier protein ThiS, producing MSIVVHVNGEDLDLSDAVTVRDLVADRLGREVGDDGRACDGTPLGVAIAVDDAVLPRSSWAHTPLTSDARYELVTAVQGG from the coding sequence ATGAGCATCGTCGTCCACGTCAACGGCGAGGATCTTGACCTGTCCGACGCCGTCACGGTCCGCGACCTGGTGGCCGACCGCCTCGGCCGCGAGGTCGGCGACGACGGGCGCGCGTGCGACGGCACCCCGCTCGGCGTGGCCATCGCGGTCGACGATGCGGTCCTGCCGCGCAGCAGCTGGGCCCACACCCCGCTGACCTCCGATGCCCGGTACGAGCTCGTCACCGCCGTCCAAGGAGGATGA
- a CDS encoding sodium:solute symporter family protein: MPPAPSGEIVQLGIIGVVLLLLLFYGGTMWMSVSISRKKENADDYMTAGNKIGFGVSAASMTATWIWASSMYASVTAGYTYGVSGPIHYGLWGALMILFIYPFGKRIRSVAPRAHTLAEVMYARHGRSSQLMLAGSNVLGSVISLTSNFIAGGAIIAMLSPLNFGAGILIIAGGVLLYTLWSGFRASVLTDFAQVLAMLGAAVIIIPAVFFLAGGPSMFAEGVATGNVTPQQESFFSSDAFFNQGAPYIAAVLAYAIGNQTIAQRLFAVREDLIKPTFITATVGYGATVIGVGMLGVMALYLGIEPAGGDINNLMPQMVGSYLPVALVALAFIMIIGSLSSTADSDLSALSSIVMTDIYGQSVGRKNVNPKLMVLIGRITMIVATGLALYFATAKFNILDLLVFVGALWGCLVFPVIASFYWKKVTNLAFSLSVVAALVVFLPVRFQLIPLTGVWALVVELLAIIGVGVVLGIMAFGFFGLRPAVIVGIVATVAVLPFGFGFLRDYETLSGSLVAYAVSFLVCYLLSFRSKQDFDFSVIRKVTGDFDEETPTAEETGAVEASGEDDDRASVAPGSDH, encoded by the coding sequence GTGCCGCCCGCGCCTTCAGGGGAGATCGTCCAGCTCGGAATCATCGGAGTCGTCCTGCTCCTGCTCCTGTTCTACGGGGGCACGATGTGGATGTCGGTCTCGATCTCCCGCAAGAAGGAGAACGCCGACGACTACATGACCGCCGGCAACAAGATCGGCTTCGGCGTCTCCGCCGCCTCGATGACGGCGACCTGGATCTGGGCGTCCTCGATGTACGCCTCGGTGACCGCCGGGTACACCTACGGCGTCTCCGGCCCCATCCACTACGGGCTCTGGGGTGCGCTGATGATCCTGTTCATCTACCCCTTCGGCAAGCGGATCCGCTCCGTCGCCCCCCGCGCCCACACCCTGGCCGAGGTGATGTACGCCCGCCACGGCCGCTCCTCGCAGCTGATGCTCGCCGGCTCCAACGTGCTCGGCTCGGTCATCTCCCTGACCTCGAACTTCATCGCGGGCGGCGCGATCATCGCGATGCTCTCCCCGCTCAACTTCGGCGCCGGCATCCTGATCATCGCCGGTGGCGTGCTGCTGTACACCCTGTGGTCCGGCTTCCGCGCCTCCGTCCTCACCGACTTCGCGCAGGTCCTGGCGATGCTGGGCGCGGCCGTGATCATCATCCCCGCGGTGTTCTTCCTCGCCGGCGGGCCCTCGATGTTCGCCGAGGGCGTCGCCACCGGCAACGTCACCCCGCAGCAGGAGAGCTTCTTCTCCTCCGACGCGTTCTTCAACCAGGGCGCCCCGTACATCGCCGCGGTGCTCGCCTACGCGATCGGCAACCAGACCATCGCCCAGCGCCTGTTCGCGGTGCGCGAGGACCTCATCAAGCCCACCTTCATCACCGCCACCGTCGGCTACGGCGCGACCGTGATCGGTGTGGGCATGCTCGGCGTGATGGCGCTGTACCTGGGCATCGAGCCCGCCGGCGGCGACATCAACAACCTGATGCCGCAGATGGTGGGCAGCTACCTGCCCGTGGCCCTGGTGGCGCTCGCGTTCATCATGATCATCGGCTCGCTGTCCTCGACGGCGGACTCCGACCTCTCCGCGCTGAGCTCGATCGTCATGACCGACATCTACGGCCAGTCCGTGGGGCGCAAGAACGTCAACCCCAAGCTGATGGTGCTGATCGGCCGGATCACGATGATCGTGGCCACCGGGCTCGCCCTGTACTTCGCCACCGCGAAGTTCAACATCTTGGACCTGCTGGTGTTCGTCGGCGCGCTGTGGGGCTGCCTGGTGTTCCCGGTCATCGCCTCCTTCTACTGGAAGAAGGTCACGAACCTGGCGTTCTCCCTCTCCGTGGTCGCCGCCCTGGTCGTCTTCCTGCCGGTGCGCTTCCAGCTGATCCCGCTGACCGGCGTCTGGGCACTGGTGGTCGAGCTGCTCGCCATCATCGGCGTCGGCGTGGTGCTCGGCATCATGGCCTTCGGCTTCTTCGGGCTGCGTCCGGCCGTGATCGTCGGCATCGTCGCGACCGTCGCCGTGCTGCCCTTCGGCTTCGGCTTCCTGCGTGACTACGAGACCCTCTCCGGCTCGCTGGTCGCCTACGCGGTCTCGTTCCTGGTCTGCTACCTGCTGAGCTTCCGCTCGAAGCAGGACTTCGACTTCTCGGTGATCCGCAAGGTCACCGGTGACTTCGATGAGGAGACCCCCACGGCCGAGGAGACCGGCGCTGTGGAGGCGAGCGGTGAGGATGACGACCGCGCCTCTGTCGCCCCCGGCTCCGACCACTGA
- a CDS encoding Gfo/Idh/MocA family protein codes for MTRRIGLIGCGDVSVVHFEAIRDIEGLELVGVADTDPQARSRAAAATGVPGFAGTRELIDALGPDAVHVTTPHDQHIGPSLTALEAGVHVLQEKPLAHTLEEGRRLVDALASASTSPGAPKVGICFQNRYNLASRHLAEMLGTGELGAVRGAWASVVWTRSADYFRAKPWRGTWAGSGGGLLINQAIHTLDLVQWLLGGVERTDGHVATRKYGDVIEVEDTAELLLHHPGGITTSFYATLTAPQHRPVELELDCERAYLTLRGGTDGGLTSRWADGRVETLAERSVTSGGRSYWGVSHELLIRDFYERLDEPEPFWIGPGEAMASLEILKEAYRLSGVGPGA; via the coding sequence ATGACCAGGCGGATCGGGCTGATCGGCTGCGGGGATGTCTCCGTCGTCCACTTCGAGGCGATCCGGGACATCGAGGGCCTGGAGCTCGTCGGTGTGGCAGACACCGACCCACAGGCGCGATCCCGCGCCGCCGCGGCGACCGGGGTGCCCGGCTTCGCGGGCACCCGGGAGCTGATCGACGCCCTCGGCCCGGACGCCGTGCACGTCACCACGCCGCACGACCAGCACATCGGTCCCTCGCTGACAGCCCTCGAGGCGGGGGTGCACGTGCTGCAGGAGAAGCCGCTCGCGCACACCCTCGAGGAGGGCCGCCGCCTGGTCGACGCCCTGGCGAGCGCGAGCACCTCGCCCGGCGCCCCGAAGGTCGGGATCTGCTTCCAGAACCGCTACAACCTGGCCAGCCGGCACTTGGCCGAGATGCTGGGCACGGGCGAACTCGGCGCGGTGCGCGGAGCCTGGGCCTCCGTGGTCTGGACCCGCAGCGCCGACTACTTCCGCGCCAAGCCCTGGCGCGGCACCTGGGCCGGCTCCGGCGGCGGGCTGCTGATCAACCAGGCCATCCACACCCTGGACCTGGTGCAGTGGCTGCTGGGCGGGGTGGAGCGCACCGATGGGCACGTGGCGACCCGCAAGTACGGAGACGTCATAGAGGTCGAGGACACCGCCGAACTGCTGCTGCACCATCCCGGCGGCATCACCACTTCGTTCTATGCCACCCTCACCGCCCCGCAGCACCGCCCGGTCGAGCTCGAGCTGGACTGCGAGAGGGCCTATCTGACGCTGCGCGGCGGCACCGACGGCGGGCTCACGAGCCGCTGGGCCGACGGCCGGGTGGAGACCCTCGCCGAACGCTCGGTGACCTCCGGGGGCCGCTCCTACTGGGGCGTCTCCCACGAGCTGCTGATCCGCGACTTCTATGAGCGCCTGGACGAGCCGGAGCCCTTCTGGATCGGGCCCGGCGAGGCGATGGCCTCGCTGGAGATCCTGAAGGAGGCGTACCGGCTCAGCGGGGTGGGGCCGGGGGCGTGA
- a CDS encoding putative transporter small subunit translates to MTALLTAYVLMWPVIVFGVLFTIVRGFAKDIKKSRDEGLPII, encoded by the coding sequence ATGACCGCTCTGCTGACCGCCTACGTGCTGATGTGGCCCGTGATCGTGTTCGGGGTGCTGTTCACGATCGTCCGAGGCTTCGCCAAGGACATCAAGAAGTCCCGCGACGAGGGCCTCCCGATCATCTGA
- a CDS encoding 3-oxoacyl-ACP reductase — protein MTSSSAAPAQSRSIPALADQVVLVTGGARGLGRAITEALLSEGARVVINHLTSGDAARELAARHPGRAVAVRADVRDRGEVEALFEAAQAEFGAPVSTVVNNALSGFSFNGDARAKADAIDYDAFSAQFASAVQGALNTIQAALPGFDRAGSGRVINVGTNLFQHPVVPYHDYTAAKAALLSLTRTFSADLGPRGITVNMVSGGLLRTTDASSATPEAVFDAIAESTPLQSVTTPAEFADAVLFFASPWSRAITGQNLVVDGGLVKD, from the coding sequence ATGACCTCCTCTTCCGCTGCGCCCGCGCAGTCCCGGAGCATCCCCGCCCTCGCCGACCAGGTGGTCCTGGTCACCGGAGGCGCCCGCGGCCTCGGCCGCGCGATCACCGAAGCCCTGCTGAGTGAGGGGGCCCGCGTCGTCATCAACCACCTCACCAGCGGCGACGCCGCACGGGAGCTCGCGGCCCGCCATCCCGGCCGAGCGGTCGCGGTGCGCGCCGACGTCAGGGACCGCGGCGAGGTGGAGGCACTGTTCGAGGCGGCGCAGGCCGAGTTCGGCGCGCCCGTCAGCACCGTTGTGAACAATGCGCTCAGCGGCTTCTCGTTCAACGGGGACGCGAGGGCGAAGGCGGACGCGATCGACTACGACGCCTTCTCGGCCCAGTTCGCAAGCGCCGTGCAGGGGGCGCTGAACACGATCCAGGCAGCGCTGCCGGGCTTCGACCGGGCGGGTTCGGGCCGCGTCATCAACGTCGGGACCAACCTCTTCCAGCATCCGGTGGTGCCCTACCACGACTACACCGCGGCCAAGGCGGCGCTGCTGTCGCTGACCCGCACCTTCTCCGCCGATCTCGGCCCGCGCGGCATCACGGTGAACATGGTCAGCGGCGGCCTGCTGCGCACCACCGACGCGAGCTCCGCGACGCCCGAGGCCGTCTTCGACGCGATCGCCGAGAGCACCCCGCTGCAGTCGGTGACCACACCCGCCGAGTTCGCCGATGCCGTGCTGTTCTTCGCCTCGCCGTGGTCGCGGGCGATCACCGGCCAGAACCTGGTCGTCGACGGCGGGCTGGTGAAGGACTGA
- a CDS encoding ROK family protein: MPLVGRLLDHPELTGLTVRAQNDNRLSVLTEIDQRPGESFIYLRGSTGIGGAVVIDGALMTGAHGWAGEFGHTVIEPGGALCRCGRRGCLEAYVSYHALRERAGLGDDTLIEDLVDALALTRDRSEVIGLIGRSLGLAIANALNILDLTTVVLSGYLAPIAEELEPVVRETVERHALAIEAGPVLIERSDGLTDPALRGAARAALQSVFNDPGAWIGRGLSIPAR; the protein is encoded by the coding sequence GTGCCGCTGGTCGGCCGACTGCTCGACCACCCGGAGCTCACGGGGCTGACGGTGCGGGCCCAGAACGACAACCGCCTGTCGGTCCTCACCGAGATCGACCAGCGGCCGGGCGAGTCCTTCATCTATCTGCGCGGTTCGACCGGCATCGGTGGCGCGGTCGTGATCGACGGGGCGCTGATGACCGGCGCCCACGGCTGGGCCGGGGAGTTCGGGCACACCGTCATCGAGCCCGGAGGCGCCCTGTGCCGCTGCGGCCGTCGCGGCTGCCTCGAGGCCTACGTCTCCTACCACGCACTGCGCGAGCGCGCCGGACTCGGCGACGACACCCTCATCGAGGACCTGGTCGACGCGCTCGCCCTGACCCGGGACCGCTCCGAGGTGATCGGCCTGATCGGACGCTCGCTCGGGCTCGCGATCGCCAACGCCCTGAACATCCTGGACCTGACCACCGTGGTCCTGTCCGGATACCTGGCCCCGATCGCGGAGGAGCTGGAGCCCGTGGTCCGCGAGACCGTCGAGCGTCACGCCTTGGCGATCGAGGCCGGGCCCGTGCTCATCGAGAGGTCCGACGGCCTCACCGACCCGGCCCTGCGCGGTGCGGCGCGGGCGGCGCTGCAGTCGGTGTTCAACGATCCGGGGGCATGGATCGGGCGGGGGCTGTCGATTCCCGCTCGATGA
- the thiO gene encoding glycine oxidase ThiO, which yields MQHVAVVGAGIIGLLTALELRRRGHRVEIRSTGVAEQATHAAAGMLAPTSEVQFGQHSLRPLMRKAASHHRALAAELALRTEEPLGYRDTPTLVVGRDRSDLEALRLLAQEQCAEGAEVEELTSAQLRGRAPTLARHVAGAMLVARDHQVDPRTLVAAVVDALAGPGRPGDGPPVSLTIGSRVASTEEIDADRIILAAGLGTTEIDGPHRVLDLSLRPVHGDILRLHVPASALLPEEDNLLDHTVRALVRGRPLYLVPRGGGLVLGATSREDDMVGASAGAVLTLLQDAAEVLPSVRDTELREVIARARPGTPDDLPLLGPVPTDPRVIVSTGYHRHGILLSAWAAARTADLLEADPGAPPPGDMAEELAAVDPARFTTTSHLQEVS from the coding sequence ATGCAGCACGTCGCCGTCGTCGGCGCCGGGATCATCGGACTGCTCACCGCCTTGGAGCTGAGACGCCGCGGTCACCGGGTCGAGATCCGTTCCACCGGCGTGGCCGAACAGGCCACCCACGCAGCGGCCGGGATGCTGGCTCCCACCAGTGAGGTCCAGTTCGGCCAGCACTCGCTGAGGCCCTTGATGAGGAAGGCCGCGAGCCACCACCGCGCGCTGGCCGCCGAGCTCGCCCTGCGCACCGAGGAGCCGCTGGGCTACCGCGACACCCCCACCCTCGTCGTCGGCCGCGACCGGTCCGACCTCGAGGCCCTGCGTCTTCTCGCACAGGAGCAGTGCGCGGAGGGTGCCGAGGTCGAGGAGCTCACGTCCGCGCAGCTGCGCGGTCGCGCTCCGACGCTGGCCCGGCACGTGGCCGGGGCGATGCTCGTCGCCCGCGACCACCAGGTGGACCCCCGCACCCTGGTCGCCGCCGTCGTCGACGCATTGGCCGGCCCGGGGCGTCCCGGCGACGGGCCGCCCGTCTCCCTCACCATCGGCAGCCGCGTCGCCTCCACCGAGGAGATCGACGCCGACCGGATCATTCTCGCGGCCGGCCTCGGCACCACCGAGATCGACGGACCGCACCGGGTGCTCGACCTGTCGCTGCGCCCGGTCCACGGTGACATCCTGCGCCTGCACGTCCCCGCCTCCGCCCTGCTGCCCGAGGAGGACAACCTGCTGGACCACACGGTCCGAGCCCTGGTCCGCGGGCGTCCCCTCTACCTGGTGCCGCGCGGCGGCGGCCTCGTGCTCGGGGCCACCAGCCGGGAGGACGACATGGTCGGCGCGTCGGCCGGCGCGGTGCTGACCCTGCTGCAGGACGCGGCCGAGGTCCTCCCCTCCGTCCGCGACACCGAACTGCGTGAAGTGATCGCTCGCGCCCGCCCCGGCACCCCGGATGACCTCCCGCTGCTGGGACCGGTGCCGACAGACCCGCGAGTGATCGTGTCCACCGGTTACCACCGCCACGGGATCCTGCTCTCCGCCTGGGCCGCGGCGCGCACCGCCGATCTGCTCGAGGCCGATCCCGGGGCACCGCCGCCCGGGGACATGGCCGAGGAGCTCGCCGCCGTCGATCCCGCCCGTTTCACCACCACATCCCACCTCCAGGAGGTCTCATGA